One window from the genome of Dongia rigui encodes:
- the pal gene encoding peptidoglycan-associated lipoprotein Pal, translated as MQLTKDRSRQLAAVMFAALMLQACDTTNDTQTAAKVDKPATGIGDPNSPIVDGQLTAEQEWETKVGNTVEFATDAYDLSPKAQTTLQRQAQWLLQYPARTAVVEGHADERGTREYNLALGERRAQSAQAYLIALGVDASRLQTTSFGKEQPLCAEASDDCWQRNRRAVTALNP; from the coding sequence ATGCAACTTACCAAAGACCGCAGCCGGCAACTGGCGGCGGTGATGTTTGCAGCACTCATGCTGCAGGCCTGCGATACGACGAACGACACGCAGACGGCTGCCAAGGTCGACAAGCCGGCCACGGGGATTGGCGATCCCAACAGCCCGATTGTCGATGGCCAACTGACAGCCGAGCAGGAATGGGAGACGAAGGTCGGCAACACGGTTGAGTTCGCAACGGATGCCTATGACCTCTCCCCGAAAGCGCAGACGACACTCCAGCGCCAGGCGCAATGGTTGCTGCAATACCCGGCCCGCACGGCCGTGGTCGAGGGCCATGCCGACGAGCGGGGCACTCGGGAATACAATCTCGCACTGGGCGAGCGGCGGGCGCAGTCAGCACAAGCCTATCTGATCGCCCTCGGCGTCGATGCCAGCCGCCTGCAGACCACGTCTTTCGGCAAGGAACAGCCGCTCTGTGCCGAGGCCAGCGATGATTGCTGGCAGCGGAACCGCCGCGCCGTGACAGCGTTGAATCCCTGA
- the ybgF gene encoding tol-pal system protein YbgF encodes MTFAHGMKMAAQAGVLAGLLMLAPLGGAKADEIDDLRAEVQQLKQQMLYLENQMPKGGGAVAGGGTVAAQNEVRFQQYDQQMSQLTGQIEQLELKLNDLADKFDRMQKDTEFRLGELERGGAGGAAATAPVADAGATAATGTGAAATDPGAPPQPAQPGVMGTLSNDQMQNLPQAPAGAADQAASAAGGSVVLPGDTPQEQYDYATGLVQRGAYAEAELALKAFVSEHPKDPLAGNAQYWLGETYYVRSDFKNASVAFAEGYQKYPKSQKSSDNLLKLGMSLGQIGRNNDACTAFRQLDKQFPDASQAIKDRAARAKQRYKCS; translated from the coding sequence GTGACTTTTGCACATGGGATGAAGATGGCCGCCCAGGCCGGCGTTCTGGCGGGCCTGCTGATGCTGGCGCCCCTCGGCGGCGCCAAGGCGGACGAGATCGACGATCTTCGTGCCGAGGTGCAGCAGCTGAAGCAGCAGATGCTTTATCTTGAGAATCAGATGCCCAAGGGCGGCGGCGCGGTCGCCGGCGGCGGCACTGTCGCCGCGCAAAACGAGGTTCGCTTCCAGCAATATGACCAGCAGATGAGCCAGCTAACCGGCCAGATCGAGCAGCTGGAGCTGAAGCTCAATGACCTTGCCGACAAGTTCGACCGTATGCAGAAGGATACCGAGTTCCGCCTGGGTGAGCTCGAACGGGGCGGTGCCGGTGGCGCGGCTGCGACGGCCCCCGTCGCGGATGCAGGTGCCACCGCCGCAACCGGCACGGGCGCCGCGGCGACCGATCCGGGGGCACCGCCGCAACCGGCCCAGCCCGGTGTCATGGGCACGCTGTCCAACGACCAGATGCAGAACCTGCCCCAGGCGCCAGCGGGTGCCGCCGATCAGGCGGCCTCAGCCGCCGGCGGTTCGGTGGTGTTGCCCGGCGACACGCCGCAGGAACAGTATGATTATGCGACCGGTCTGGTGCAGCGCGGCGCCTATGCCGAGGCCGAACTGGCTTTGAAGGCCTTCGTCTCGGAGCACCCGAAGGATCCGCTGGCTGGCAATGCGCAATACTGGCTGGGCGAGACGTATTACGTCCGCAGCGATTTCAAGAATGCCTCGGTGGCCTTTGCGGAAGGGTATCAGAAATATCCCAAGAGCCAGAAGTCCTCGGACAACCTGCTGAAGCTCGGCATGTCGCTGGGCCAGATCGGGCGCAATAACGACGCCTGCACGGCCTTCCGCCAGCTCGACAAGCAGTTCCCGGATGCCTCGCAGGCGATCAAGGACCGGGCCGCGCGTGCCAAGCAGCGCTACAAGTGCAGCTGA
- the pal gene encoding peptidoglycan-associated lipoprotein Pal, with protein sequence MRLSILSALAAAALLAACSSDVPVNDAGGAGSGNTASTADSSGVAGAAVPGSPEDFNQNVGNTVYFDLDSYSLSSDAQSQLQRQAAWLTQYPQRTLTVEGHADERGTREYNLALGERRANSVANYLVALGVDKARLSTISYGKERPLCTESDESCWSQNRRGVSAINQ encoded by the coding sequence ATGCGTCTTTCGATCTTGTCGGCCCTGGCTGCGGCCGCTCTCCTGGCAGCCTGTTCGTCGGACGTTCCGGTGAACGACGCTGGCGGCGCCGGTTCGGGTAACACGGCCTCGACGGCTGACAGCTCCGGCGTTGCCGGTGCGGCAGTCCCGGGTTCGCCGGAGGACTTCAACCAGAATGTCGGTAACACCGTCTATTTCGACCTCGACAGCTACAGCCTGAGCTCGGACGCTCAGAGCCAGCTGCAGCGTCAGGCCGCTTGGCTGACCCAGTACCCGCAGCGTACGCTGACCGTCGAAGGTCATGCTGACGAGCGCGGCACGCGTGAGTACAACCTCGCCCTCGGCGAGCGTCGTGCGAACTCGGTCGCCAACTACCTGGTCGCCCTCGGCGTCGACAAGGCCCGCTTGAGCACCATCTCTTACGGCAAGGAGCGTCCGCTCTGCACCGAGAGCGATGAGTCCTGCTGGTCGCAGAACCGTCGTGGCGTCAGCGCCATCAACCAGTAA
- the tolB gene encoding Tol-Pal system beta propeller repeat protein TolB — MMQSLKYFVRAAAVSLALVAVPLAASAEPTIIIKPGAKPEPMPIAIPDFFGGTANDGQMARDLAAVISADLERSGLFAPIDKKAFIQDSASLQQGTPRFQDWKLINAQALISGNVTSQANGQVSVQFRLWDVYGEQQMTGFQYNAANNNWRRVAHKIADEVYKRVTGEEGYFDTRIVYISETGPKQKRIKRLAIMDQDGENHKNLTDGGTLVLTPRFSPAAQDITYMSYYGNKPRVYLFNIDSGQQEVLGDFPGMTFAPRFSPDGSKVIMSMAQNGNTDVYVMDIRTRRQQRLTNTPGIDTGASYAPDGKQITFESDRGGSQQIYVMGADGGGARRISKGPGRYGTPVWSPRGDLIAFTRQYQGSFYIGVMRPDGSGERMLSQGWLIEGPTWAPNGRVLAYFKQEPSGKTQLHSIDLTGFNERVMKTPLDGSDPAWSPLLQD; from the coding sequence ATGATGCAGAGTTTGAAGTATTTTGTCCGCGCCGCAGCGGTTAGCTTGGCGCTGGTCGCGGTTCCCTTGGCAGCGTCAGCCGAGCCGACGATCATCATTAAGCCAGGCGCTAAGCCCGAGCCGATGCCGATCGCCATCCCGGATTTCTTCGGTGGTACCGCAAACGACGGCCAAATGGCGCGCGATCTTGCCGCCGTGATTTCGGCCGACCTTGAGCGCTCGGGCCTTTTTGCGCCGATCGACAAGAAGGCCTTCATCCAGGATAGCGCATCGCTTCAGCAAGGAACGCCGCGTTTCCAGGATTGGAAGCTGATTAATGCTCAGGCGCTCATTTCCGGGAATGTGACGTCGCAGGCAAATGGCCAGGTCAGCGTGCAGTTCCGCCTCTGGGACGTCTATGGCGAACAGCAGATGACTGGCTTCCAGTATAATGCCGCCAACAATAACTGGCGCCGTGTGGCCCATAAAATTGCTGACGAGGTATATAAACGGGTCACGGGCGAGGAGGGTTACTTCGATACCCGCATCGTCTACATCTCGGAGACTGGGCCCAAGCAGAAGCGTATCAAGCGCCTTGCCATCATGGATCAGGACGGCGAGAACCATAAGAACCTCACCGATGGCGGCACGCTGGTGCTCACGCCGCGCTTCTCGCCGGCGGCACAGGACATCACCTACATGTCCTATTATGGCAACAAGCCGCGCGTTTACCTGTTCAACATCGACAGCGGCCAGCAGGAAGTTCTGGGCGATTTCCCGGGCATGACGTTCGCGCCGCGCTTCTCGCCGGATGGTTCCAAAGTCATCATGAGCATGGCGCAGAACGGCAACACGGATGTTTATGTGATGGATATCCGGACGCGTCGCCAGCAGCGCCTGACCAACACGCCGGGTATCGATACCGGTGCCAGCTATGCGCCGGACGGAAAGCAGATCACTTTTGAAAGCGATCGCGGCGGCAGCCAGCAGATCTATGTCATGGGTGCGGATGGCGGCGGGGCGCGCCGCATCAGCAAGGGGCCGGGGCGTTATGGCACCCCGGTTTGGTCGCCCCGCGGTGATCTCATCGCCTTCACCCGCCAGTACCAGGGCAGCTTCTATATTGGTGTGATGCGCCCGGACGGATCGGGTGAACGGATGCTGTCGCAAGGCTGGCTGATCGAAGGCCCGACCTGGGCGCCCAACGGTCGTGTTCTGGCCTATTTCAAACAGGAGCCGTCGGGGAAAACCCAACTGCATTCTATCGATCTGACCGGGTTCAATGAGCGCGTTATGAAAACGCCACTGGACGGGTCAGATCCGGCATGGTCGCCCTTGCTGCAGGACTAA
- the tolB gene encoding Tol-Pal system beta propeller repeat protein TolB produces MFAKADGLETQSIAIPDFHGESSREQSLAEDVTNIIRNDLAGSGIFTQPDRSVFPQDPEELQEMPRLANWRKIGAKTLVTGNVDALGDGVVVLQFRLWGLDPEVQIAGFEYRAYATNMRRVAHKIADEIYERLTGESGYFDTRIAYVAESGPKSKRIKKIAIMDQDGANAVDLTDGSDLVLTPRFSPSGQDLLYMSYYGDKPRVYLFNIATGEQEWLREFRSMTFAPRFSPDGDRIILSMAESGNSDIYVIDIRTHRVKRLTETAGIDTAPSYSPDGSQIAFESDRDGSQQIYAMWSDGSEPVRISKGPGRYGTPVWSPNGDLIAFTRQYQGSFYIGVMRPDGSGERMLSQGWLIEGPSWAPNGRVLVYFKQEPSGKTELHSIDLTGNNERVMKTPLDGSDPAWSPLLGNQ; encoded by the coding sequence TTGTTCGCCAAAGCGGATGGGCTTGAGACGCAGTCCATCGCTATCCCAGACTTTCACGGCGAGTCATCGCGGGAACAGTCGCTAGCCGAGGATGTCACAAACATCATCCGCAATGATCTGGCAGGCAGCGGGATTTTCACGCAGCCGGATCGATCTGTTTTCCCGCAAGACCCCGAGGAATTGCAGGAGATGCCGCGTCTGGCGAACTGGCGGAAGATTGGCGCAAAGACGCTGGTCACCGGCAATGTGGACGCGCTCGGGGACGGCGTTGTCGTCCTGCAGTTCCGATTGTGGGGGTTGGATCCCGAGGTCCAGATAGCCGGTTTCGAGTACCGGGCCTATGCCACCAACATGCGACGTGTCGCCCATAAGATTGCCGACGAGATCTACGAGCGGCTGACTGGCGAAAGTGGCTATTTCGATACGCGCATTGCCTACGTCGCGGAATCTGGACCGAAGAGCAAGCGCATCAAGAAGATCGCTATCATGGATCAGGACGGCGCCAATGCTGTCGACCTAACGGACGGCAGTGACCTGGTTCTCACGCCGCGCTTTTCACCGTCAGGGCAGGATCTGCTCTACATGTCCTATTACGGGGACAAGCCAAGGGTCTACCTCTTCAACATTGCCACCGGTGAACAGGAGTGGCTGCGCGAATTTCGCAGCATGACCTTCGCGCCGCGCTTTTCGCCTGATGGGGACCGCATCATTCTCAGCATGGCGGAATCCGGCAACTCGGACATCTACGTCATCGATATCCGCACGCACCGCGTCAAGCGCCTGACCGAGACGGCCGGGATCGATACGGCACCGAGCTATTCCCCAGATGGTAGCCAGATTGCCTTCGAAAGCGACCGAGACGGCAGTCAGCAGATCTATGCGATGTGGTCTGACGGATCAGAGCCAGTACGTATCAGCAAAGGTCCGGGCCGCTACGGGACCCCCGTCTGGTCGCCAAATGGCGACCTCATCGCCTTCACCCGCCAGTACCAGGGCAGCTTCTATATTGGTGTGATGCGGCCGGACGGGTCGGGGGAGCGGATGCTGTCCCAGGGCTGGCTGATCGAAGGCCCGAGCTGGGCCCCCAATGGCCGCGTTTTGGTCTATTTCAAGCAGGAGCCGTCGGGCAAAACTGAACTGCATTCTATCGATCTGACCGGCAACAATGAGCGTGTCATGAAAACGCCACTGGACGGGTCGGATCCGGCATGGTCGCCCTTGCTTGGGAATCAATAA
- the tilS gene encoding tRNA lysidine(34) synthetase TilS, which yields MAACGPFEPFPHVAVAVSGGADSLALLLLMHRWTRALGGKVRALTVDHGLRAESAAEAQQVALWATAAGIDHHILRWLGEKSGAGLQAAARQARYDLMTAWCRDAGVLHLATAHSLDDQRETVAMRQARGGPSQMGLAGMSLISTRSGVRLLRPLLPVPGALLRHHLTVLGQAWIEDPSNRLTRFERIRWREGREGALPQTADIRHWGEQRVADERAIADLFIRSVDIHAAGHVCVDLDPWKAVPDRWRIPALGQLIRLVAGADYQPAHGALARVAAGWLEAPRVTSLGGALIGHWRGRGLICREAAGVREKLTTSGLWDGRFAVDLAPNMTVGALGEPGVAEIGQSGHSQHWNRDIPPLARAALPAVRDATGRLMLVPYLGFDPYGRGSDTHFRFLPHNSATSSGFTVAYGWQHTI from the coding sequence ATGGCGGCCTGTGGGCCGTTCGAGCCTTTCCCGCATGTGGCCGTCGCGGTGTCCGGCGGGGCCGACAGCTTGGCGCTGCTGTTGCTGATGCATCGCTGGACGCGCGCGTTGGGCGGCAAGGTCCGTGCACTGACAGTCGACCACGGGCTGCGGGCGGAATCCGCTGCTGAGGCGCAACAAGTTGCCCTCTGGGCAACCGCAGCCGGCATCGATCATCATATTCTGCGGTGGCTGGGAGAAAAGTCTGGCGCTGGTTTGCAGGCCGCGGCGCGCCAGGCCCGCTATGACCTGATGACGGCGTGGTGCCGGGACGCCGGCGTGCTGCATCTGGCGACGGCACACAGCCTCGATGATCAGCGCGAAACCGTCGCCATGCGTCAGGCCAGGGGCGGGCCATCACAAATGGGCCTCGCCGGCATGAGCCTGATTTCAACCCGCAGCGGCGTGCGATTGCTGCGGCCGCTATTGCCCGTTCCGGGGGCTTTGCTGCGGCATCATCTGACAGTGCTGGGCCAAGCGTGGATCGAGGACCCCAGCAACCGGCTGACACGCTTCGAGCGCATTCGCTGGCGCGAGGGCCGTGAAGGTGCTTTGCCGCAAACGGCAGACATCCGGCATTGGGGCGAACAGCGCGTGGCCGACGAACGGGCGATCGCCGACCTCTTTATTCGCTCGGTCGATATTCATGCGGCGGGCCATGTTTGTGTCGACCTCGATCCGTGGAAGGCCGTCCCTGACCGATGGCGCATTCCCGCCCTGGGGCAGTTGATTCGCCTGGTTGCCGGGGCGGATTACCAGCCCGCCCATGGCGCCCTTGCGCGGGTGGCCGCCGGCTGGCTTGAGGCCCCGCGCGTCACCAGCCTGGGCGGCGCCCTGATCGGCCATTGGCGCGGGCGCGGCCTGATCTGCCGCGAGGCGGCCGGCGTAAGAGAGAAACTGACGACAAGCGGCTTGTGGGATGGGCGATTTGCCGTCGATCTGGCGCCAAACATGACGGTCGGCGCCTTGGGTGAACCGGGCGTGGCAGAAATTGGGCAAAGCGGTCATTCCCAGCACTGGAATAGGGATATTCCGCCATTGGCCAGGGCCGCGCTGCCAGCGGTGCGGGATGCGACAGGTCGTCTCATGCTGGTGCCGTATCTGGGTTTCGACCCATATGGGCGAGGAAGCGACACCCATTTCCGCTTTTTGCCCCATAATTCAGCAACATCAAGCGGCTTTACAGTTGCGTATGGGTGGCAGCACACTATTTAA